From Nitrospirota bacterium:
CAACAAGCGCCGCGGACGGCTGGGCAAGAAGGACGTCTCCATTCTGATGATCATTTCCGCCTTGATGTCGGCGGCGATCGTGCAGGCGCGGCTCTACGAGGAAGTGAAGTTTGCGGAGGTGGGGCGATTGCTGGGCGACATCGGACATGACGTCGGCAACCTCCTGACCCCCGTGCTCTGCGGCGTGGACCTGCTGGGTCCCCAACTGGAGAAGTTCCTGGACGGCTTGGGAGAGCCCGAGACGGCCGAGACCAAGCAGATGCGCGGGTTGAGTCGGGATGTTCTGGGGCTATTGAAGACCAGCGCGCGGCGAATCCAGGACCAGGTCAAGCAGATGGCCGACTGTATCAAGGGCTTGAGCACGGCGCCGCAGTTCCGGTCGTGCCGGGTTGAAGCCCTCGTGGAACAGGCCCAGCTCACCTTGAGCCTCTTGGCCAAAGAAAGCCACATCGAGCTGCGCCGGGAAGGGTTGGAGAGGCTTCCGTTGATCCTGGCGGACGAGCGGCGGCTCTATCTGGCCTTTTACAACCTCATCAATAACGCGATTCCGGAAGTGCCGCCCGGCGGATCCATCACGGTTCGGGGGGCCTGGGAGCCGAAGAGCCGTCAAGTGCTGGTGTCGGTCATCGACACGGGGCGCGGGATGTCGTCCGATGTGCAGGCGAGCCTCTTTTCGCCGCGCGCGATCAGCCGTAAAGCGGGGGGCACGGGTCTGGGCACCAAGATCGTCAAGGACGTGATCGAGGCCCACGGCGGCCGGATTACGGTGGAGAGCCGGGAGGGGGCAGGCACTTCCTTCCACCTGTGCTTGCCGTTGAAGCCCCCTGCGTCGTCGGAGAGGAAAGAGCCCAAGCCGGCTCCGGGCATGGCGGGCTGAATCGCGGCCAAGTCTCCAGGAGGTTCAAAAAGGCTTTGTCGTATCTCGTGAAGCGTTGCTGGTAGGGAGGTCTTCTTTCTTTACGCTTCGCGGGAGCACGGGCGGGCTTTTTCAACATCCTGCTTAGGGAGTGACCGGAATCGTGATCACGATGCCC
This genomic window contains:
- a CDS encoding HAMP domain-containing histidine kinase, whose protein sequence is NKRRGRLGKKDVSILMIISALMSAAIVQARLYEEVKFAEVGRLLGDIGHDVGNLLTPVLCGVDLLGPQLEKFLDGLGEPETAETKQMRGLSRDVLGLLKTSARRIQDQVKQMADCIKGLSTAPQFRSCRVEALVEQAQLTLSLLAKESHIELRREGLERLPLILADERRLYLAFYNLINNAIPEVPPGGSITVRGAWEPKSRQVLVSVIDTGRGMSSDVQASLFSPRAISRKAGGTGLGTKIVKDVIEAHGGRITVESREGAGTSFHLCLPLKPPASSERKEPKPAPGMAG